One segment of Bacteroidales bacterium DNA contains the following:
- the lptC gene encoding LPS export ABC transporter periplasmic protein LptC: protein MTALLKKYKTIILVIVLGLLFSCENDISTVNIITNKDKSPTETSRNVEIIYSEDADVLVKANAPLLKRYINDKTPYMEMPEGVKVLFYDSLKSVESSLKSNYAIYREKEKIMEARNNVEVINRKGEKLNTEHLIWNEQKEKIYSDVFVKITTNDEILFGEGLESDQYFDKWKIKKPKGTISVKK, encoded by the coding sequence ATGACAGCGCTGCTTAAGAAATATAAAACCATTATATTAGTTATTGTTTTGGGATTGCTTTTTTCCTGCGAGAACGATATTAGCACTGTTAACATTATTACGAACAAAGACAAGTCGCCGACTGAAACATCGAGAAATGTTGAAATAATTTACAGCGAAGATGCTGATGTGCTTGTTAAAGCTAATGCTCCTTTGTTGAAAAGATATATAAATGATAAAACACCATATATGGAAATGCCCGAAGGCGTTAAGGTTTTATTTTATGATTCACTTAAAAGTGTTGAATCAAGCTTAAAATCCAATTACGCAATATATCGTGAAAAGGAAAAAATCATGGAGGCAAGAAATAATGTTGAAGTTATCAACAGAAAAGGAGAAAAACTTAATACTGAACATTTAATCTGGAATGAACAAAAAGAAAAAATATATTCCGATGTATTCGTGAAAATTACTACAAACGATGAAATTTTATTTGGCGAGGGACTTGAGTCAGACCAGTATTTTGATAAATGGAAAATCAAAAAACCTAAAGGAACAATTTCTGTAAAAAAATAA